The following coding sequences lie in one Mycobacterium sp. DL440 genomic window:
- a CDS encoding ferredoxin produces the protein MRVEVDRDRCEGNAVCVGIAPDLFDLDDDDYAVVKSDPVPADQEDLAEQSIAECPRAALIRKD, from the coding sequence ATGCGAGTAGAAGTTGACCGTGATCGCTGCGAAGGCAATGCGGTCTGCGTGGGTATTGCCCCCGATTTGTTCGACCTTGACGACGACGACTATGCCGTGGTCAAGTCCGATCCGGTGCCTGCCGACCAGGAGGATCTGGCCGAGCAGTCCATCGCCGAATGCCCCCGTGCAGCCCTGATCCGAAAAGACTAG
- a CDS encoding acyl-CoA dehydrogenase family protein, whose translation MRIGYTPEQEELRRELRAYFAKLMTPERVEALSSSEGEMGRGNVYRDTVAQMGKDGWLTLSWPEEFGGQARPPMDGLIFTDEAAIAGAPVPFLTINSVAPTIMHFGTEEQKKFFLPKIAAGELHFAIGYSEPGAGTDLAALRTTAVRDGDDYVVNGQKMWTSLIAYADYVWLAVRTNPEAKKHRGISMLIMPTTAEGFSWTPVHTMSGVDTSATYYQDVRIPATNLVGEENAGWKLVTNQLNHERVALVSSQPIYVALDGVREWAQNTKDVHGKRIIDSEWVQLNLARVHAKAEVLKLINWELASATSAPSPADASAAKVYGTELATEAYRLLMEVLGTAATLRPDSAGALLRGRIERFHRSALILTFGGGTNEIQRDIIGMVALGLPRVNR comes from the coding sequence ATGCGGATCGGTTACACCCCTGAGCAGGAGGAGCTGCGCCGCGAGTTGCGCGCTTACTTCGCCAAATTGATGACGCCCGAACGGGTCGAGGCTCTCAGCTCGTCCGAGGGCGAGATGGGACGCGGCAACGTCTACCGCGACACCGTCGCGCAGATGGGCAAGGACGGCTGGCTGACGCTGAGCTGGCCAGAAGAGTTCGGCGGCCAGGCCCGCCCACCGATGGATGGGTTGATCTTCACCGACGAGGCCGCGATCGCCGGTGCGCCGGTGCCGTTCCTGACCATCAACAGCGTCGCGCCGACGATCATGCACTTCGGCACCGAAGAACAGAAGAAGTTCTTCCTGCCCAAGATCGCCGCGGGCGAGCTGCACTTCGCGATCGGTTACTCCGAGCCCGGTGCGGGCACCGACCTGGCGGCCCTGCGGACCACCGCAGTCCGCGACGGCGATGACTATGTGGTCAACGGCCAGAAGATGTGGACTTCGCTCATCGCCTACGCCGACTACGTGTGGCTGGCCGTGCGCACCAACCCTGAAGCCAAGAAGCACCGCGGCATCTCGATGCTGATCATGCCGACCACGGCCGAGGGTTTCTCCTGGACGCCGGTGCACACCATGTCCGGCGTCGACACCAGCGCCACCTACTACCAGGACGTGCGCATCCCGGCCACCAACCTGGTCGGTGAGGAGAATGCCGGCTGGAAGCTCGTGACCAACCAGCTCAACCACGAGCGCGTCGCGCTGGTGTCCTCACAGCCGATCTATGTCGCGCTCGACGGGGTCCGCGAGTGGGCCCAGAACACCAAGGACGTGCACGGCAAGCGGATCATCGACTCCGAGTGGGTGCAGCTCAACCTGGCCCGGGTGCACGCCAAGGCCGAGGTTCTCAAGCTGATCAACTGGGAGCTGGCCTCGGCCACGTCCGCCCCCTCACCCGCGGATGCGTCGGCGGCCAAGGTGTACGGCACCGAATTGGCCACCGAGGCCTACCGCCTGCTGATGGAGGTGCTGGGCACCGCGGCGACGTTGCGCCCGGACAGCGCGGGCGCGCTGCTGCGTGGCCGCATCGAGCGGTTCCACCGCTCGGCGCTGATCCTGACCTTCGGCGGGGGCACCAACGAGATTCAGCGTGACATCATCGGCATGGTCGCGCTCGGCCTGCCCCGAGTGAACCGGTAA